A part of Clostridium novyi genomic DNA contains:
- a CDS encoding RNA-guided endonuclease InsQ/TnpB family protein, whose translation MAKKKYYNTVQRVEKHIINENHELYKLLNHYAFLSKNLYNYANYQLRQVFILTSKLKEGKEITFEQHEYLNAINAKVDKFNELREVNFQKAKQRAIEQGKELNKKLKLINYFNENNKYLGYNFLEYLVKDGIDYKSLMAQVSQQTLKLLDKNWISFFESIKDWSKHKEKYNGRPKLPNYKKKNGKNILVFTNQNCKQKKGYIQFPKCFNKYELKTNINGNLQQVRILPRNKHYVIEVIYKIEKKEKLNDNGKYISIDVGLDNFATVVNNIGLKPIIINGKGLKSINKYYNKKLSYYKEIAKRMNNLDYTNRMNRLTIKRNNKIIDFIHKASKKIIDYALKNNINTIIVGNNKDWKRKSNMSKVVNQSFVGIPHQEFINKLIYKCENVGLSIIITEESYTSGTSFLDNELPIKENYNKKRRVYRGLFVSNNGIKINADVNGAYQIMRKVFSNVKADEIEGIGLSPIRVNIA comes from the coding sequence ATGGCAAAGAAAAAGTATTATAATACTGTTCAAAGAGTGGAAAAACATATAATTAATGAAAATCATGAACTATATAAATTATTAAATCATTATGCTTTCTTATCTAAAAACCTATATAATTATGCCAATTATCAGCTTAGACAAGTATTCATATTAACGTCAAAATTAAAAGAAGGTAAAGAAATAACTTTTGAACAGCATGAGTACTTAAATGCTATTAATGCTAAAGTGGATAAATTTAATGAACTTAGAGAAGTTAATTTTCAAAAAGCTAAACAAAGAGCTATTGAACAAGGTAAAGAATTAAATAAGAAATTAAAATTAATAAATTACTTTAATGAAAATAATAAATATCTAGGATACAACTTTTTAGAATACCTAGTTAAAGATGGTATAGATTATAAATCTCTTATGGCTCAGGTATCTCAACAAACATTAAAGTTATTAGATAAGAATTGGATCAGTTTCTTTGAAAGTATAAAGGATTGGTCTAAGCATAAAGAAAAGTATAATGGAAGACCTAAATTACCTAATTATAAGAAGAAAAATGGTAAAAATATTTTAGTATTTACAAATCAAAATTGTAAACAAAAGAAAGGATATATTCAATTTCCTAAATGTTTTAATAAGTATGAATTGAAAACTAATATAAATGGTAATCTTCAGCAAGTTAGAATATTGCCTAGAAATAAGCATTATGTTATTGAGGTAATTTATAAAATAGAAAAGAAAGAGAAATTAAATGATAATGGCAAGTATATAAGTATTGATGTTGGATTAGATAACTTTGCAACTGTTGTTAATAATATAGGACTAAAACCTATAATAATCAATGGTAAAGGTCTAAAATCAATAAACAAATACTATAACAAGAAATTAAGTTATTATAAAGAAATAGCTAAGAGAATGAATAATTTGGATTATACAAATAGAATGAACAGATTAACTATAAAAAGAAATAATAAAATAATAGACTTTATTCATAAAGCTAGTAAAAAGATAATAGATTATGCTTTGAAAAATAATATCAATACTATTATTGTAGGTAATAATAAGGATTGGAAAAGGAAAAGCAATATGTCTAAAGTAGTTAATCAATCATTTGTAGGAATACCACATCAAGAATTTATAAATAAATTAATTTATAAATGTGAAAATGTAGGGTTAAGTATAATTATAACTGAAGAATCTTATACAAGTGGTACTAGTTTCTTAGACAACGAATTACCTATTAAAGAAAATTATAATAAGAAAAGAAGAGTGTATAGAGGATTATTTGTAAGCAACAATGGTATTAAAATTAATGCTGATGTAAATGGAGCATATCAAATAATGAGAAAAGTATTCTCGAATGTGAAAGCTGACGAGATAGAGGGGATAGGGTTATCTCCAATTAGAGTAAATATAGCTTAA
- a CDS encoding IS607 family transposase, producing the protein MKSKEVLELLQITRPTLTKYVKEGIIRTITLPNGRYDYSKEDVFKLFNKGVERKTYIYARVSTPKQNKDLENQVQLLKQFCFSNGWVINKVFQDVASGISFDKRKDFFKMLDDIIQNKVERVVITYKDRLSRVGFELFYYLFKKYHCEIIVMSDVGSEKLDSQEVFEEIVSLLHCYSMKMYSKRKCNKIKEVLQEED; encoded by the coding sequence ATGAAGTCAAAAGAAGTGTTAGAATTACTACAAATTACAAGACCAACATTAACTAAATATGTCAAGGAAGGCATCATTAGAACAATTACTTTACCAAATGGGCGTTATGACTATAGTAAAGAGGATGTATTTAAACTTTTCAACAAAGGAGTAGAAAGAAAAACATATATATATGCTCGAGTATCTACTCCTAAACAAAATAAGGATTTAGAAAATCAAGTACAACTATTAAAACAGTTTTGTTTTTCTAATGGATGGGTGATAAATAAAGTATTTCAAGATGTAGCAAGTGGAATTAGCTTTGATAAAAGAAAAGACTTTTTTAAAATGTTAGATGATATTATTCAAAATAAGGTAGAAAGAGTTGTGATCACCTATAAAGATAGATTATCGAGAGTAGGGTTTGAATTATTTTATTATTTATTCAAGAAATACCATTGTGAAATAATCGTAATGAGTGATGTTGGTTCTGAAAAACTAGACAGTCAAGAAGTGTTTGAAGAGATAGTTAGTTTATTACATTGTTATAGCATGAAAATGTATTCTAAAAGAAAATGTAACAAAATTAAAGAGGTATTACAAGAAGAAGATTAA
- a CDS encoding phospholipase D-like domain-containing protein has translation MIEIINKPINDLFFNLVSDSKKMIRLCAPYVKQDIVNNIYVNKRKSVKIDFISNFSVPNFYKRSSDIEAFKTVMEWEDKVYNCQKLHAKFYIFDDKYSIITSSNLTSSGFKKNLEYGVFINDDDLVHKTLIDFKTICDDKSTGKINSKKVIQIEKILKNLPIYKDIDLQNYNKHTEVDDILDVDIKSIKRSLNSWKRSTFEVVNIIEKNEFSLDDIYVYEEIFLKKYPNNNTIKASIRRNLQELRDLGLIKFLGNGKYKKLWSSQK, from the coding sequence TTGATTGAAATAATAAATAAACCTATAAATGATTTATTTTTTAATTTGGTGTCAGATAGTAAAAAAATGATAAGGTTATGTGCGCCTTATGTAAAACAGGATATAGTAAATAATATATATGTAAATAAAAGAAAAAGTGTAAAAATAGATTTTATCTCTAATTTTAGTGTTCCTAATTTTTATAAAAGATCATCAGATATAGAGGCCTTTAAAACTGTAATGGAATGGGAAGATAAAGTATATAATTGTCAAAAACTTCATGCTAAGTTTTATATTTTTGATGACAAATATTCAATTATAACTTCATCAAATTTAACATCATCAGGATTTAAAAAAAATCTTGAATATGGGGTTTTTATAAATGATGATGATTTAGTACATAAAACTCTTATAGATTTTAAAACTATTTGTGATGATAAAAGCACAGGTAAAATAAATTCTAAAAAGGTTATACAGATTGAAAAGATATTAAAAAATCTTCCTATATATAAAGATATAGATTTACAAAATTATAATAAACATACTGAAGTAGATGATATTTTAGATGTTGATATAAAATCAATAAAAAGAAGCTTAAATAGTTGGAAAAGAAGTACATTTGAAGTTGTTAATATTATAGAAAAGAATGAATTTTCATTAGATGATATTTATGTTTATGAAGAGATTTTTTTGAAAAAATATCCCAATAATAATACAATAAAGGCTAGTATAAGAAGAAATCTACAAGAGTTAAGAGATTTAGGATTAATCAAATTTTTGGGAAATGGAAAGTATAAAAAGTTGTGGAGTAGTCAAAAGTAA
- a CDS encoding AAA domain-containing protein, with amino-acid sequence MVDNQEKDKIKSLFKFLKQYNNIKNPTIIDINSQQWHKWIDNIPVHENIKNNIYKEDEDSSVILTVGKPEFTECPKPPSELIEWLENEWDKFDKEVKVKRIINKTQKDLETGKKGVVEINFDDDRKRVSAFEKWMFKRTTWSKKEVISHEVDDIFNKLYELYSTLKKESESMELIFGDGILGCIDEKKIYHPILLQKVDLIFDANIPEFRIEISDRSPELYKSIFTLMYDSNKELLLEIYNEFQTKEFSPFDIDSSNSFLNRVAHALSSNGEFLNDDKEFKFQEYPQIFRKPVLFVRKLNMGFESAIDDILEDLEEIDYVPGFLRDIIGSDDNNSTKLNNDSSTIAEDNSKLLTSNGLDENILLTKPANTEQLAVAKYLETHGAVLVQGPPGTGKTHTIANMVGHLLSQGKSILVTSYSEKALSVLKEKVTDNLQALCLSLLSTTESRIEMERTLDIINENRSRLELNSLNQRIISLEKDRKNKIKKLGELKLQLKNARLNEYRSIVIGGEEFKPKDCGKFINEHKENASWIPLPVKKGMNLSLTHKEIEELYLSNKIISKDEENEFDSSLPDISELITPIEFNNLINKKNSFEEEILNYGIEFWQEDCKLNEEELKLIINKIEDAVKNIDLNKIWTLEIIQNSKEDALKKNWINLISEIENVYNISLECSEDILNYNPEFKDLDDNIDVKEQLDIIIKKLESGGKVTRLNLILNKKLKLFINSCRVNGHIPSKYNEYKVLKQFYKLKSEKEKLKNRWNRQMVPLGATNVEDMGENFEYTCIKYIPIIKSNINWYNERLNPIKNDIKRSGLNLDKINTRVDLSNDKYSNLKYIKTELSSKIISILKSQINRIQYKNINEKGI; translated from the coding sequence ATGGTTGATAATCAAGAAAAAGACAAAATTAAAAGTTTATTTAAATTTTTAAAGCAGTATAACAATATAAAAAATCCTACAATAATAGATATTAATTCACAACAGTGGCATAAATGGATTGATAATATTCCAGTTCATGAAAATATAAAGAATAATATATACAAAGAAGATGAAGATTCAAGCGTAATATTAACTGTAGGCAAACCAGAATTTACTGAATGTCCTAAACCTCCTTCAGAGTTAATAGAGTGGCTTGAAAATGAATGGGATAAGTTTGACAAAGAAGTAAAAGTAAAAAGAATAATAAATAAAACACAAAAGGATTTAGAAACAGGAAAAAAGGGTGTAGTTGAAATAAATTTTGATGATGATAGAAAAAGAGTATCAGCGTTTGAAAAATGGATGTTTAAAAGAACTACTTGGTCAAAAAAAGAAGTAATCTCACATGAGGTTGATGATATATTTAATAAGTTATATGAATTGTACTCAACATTAAAAAAAGAGTCTGAATCTATGGAACTTATATTTGGTGATGGAATTTTAGGATGCATAGATGAAAAGAAAATATATCATCCTATTCTTTTGCAAAAAGTTGATCTAATATTTGATGCTAATATTCCAGAATTTAGAATAGAAATATCCGATAGAAGTCCTGAATTATATAAAAGTATATTTACATTAATGTATGATTCCAATAAAGAATTATTACTAGAAATTTATAACGAATTTCAAACAAAAGAATTTTCACCTTTTGATATTGATAGCAGCAATTCATTTCTTAATAGAGTTGCTCATGCTTTATCTTCTAATGGAGAATTTTTAAATGATGATAAAGAATTTAAATTTCAAGAATATCCGCAAATATTTAGAAAGCCAGTTTTATTTGTTAGAAAATTAAATATGGGTTTTGAATCGGCTATTGATGATATATTGGAAGATTTAGAAGAAATAGATTATGTTCCTGGATTTTTAAGAGATATAATTGGATCAGATGATAATAACAGCACTAAGCTGAACAATGATAGTAGTACAATTGCTGAAGATAATAGTAAGTTATTAACTTCAAATGGATTAGATGAAAATATTCTTCTTACAAAGCCTGCAAATACTGAACAATTAGCAGTAGCAAAATATTTAGAAACTCATGGAGCTGTTTTAGTTCAGGGTCCTCCAGGAACAGGAAAGACTCATACAATTGCTAATATGGTGGGACATTTATTGTCTCAAGGGAAAAGTATATTAGTTACAAGTTATAGCGAGAAGGCTTTATCTGTTTTAAAGGAAAAGGTTACTGATAATTTACAGGCATTATGTTTAAGTCTGCTTTCTACAACTGAAAGTAGAATTGAAATGGAGAGGACTTTAGATATTATTAATGAAAATAGATCTAGACTGGAGCTTAATAGTTTAAATCAAAGAATAATTTCACTAGAAAAGGACAGAAAAAATAAAATAAAGAAATTAGGAGAACTAAAACTTCAACTAAAAAATGCAAGATTAAATGAATATAGATCTATAGTAATAGGAGGAGAAGAGTTTAAACCTAAAGACTGTGGAAAATTTATTAATGAACATAAAGAAAATGCAAGCTGGATTCCATTGCCTGTTAAAAAAGGCATGAATTTATCCTTAACTCATAAAGAAATAGAAGAATTATATTTAAGTAATAAGATTATTTCTAAGGATGAAGAAAATGAATTCGACAGTAGTTTACCAGATATTTCAGAACTAATAACACCTATAGAATTTAATAATTTAATTAATAAAAAGAATTCCTTTGAAGAAGAAATTCTAAATTACGGAATTGAATTTTGGCAGGAAGATTGTAAGCTAAATGAAGAAGAATTAAAGTTAATAATTAATAAAATTGAAGATGCTGTTAAAAATATTGATTTAAATAAAATTTGGACTTTAGAAATAATACAAAATTCTAAGGAAGATGCATTAAAGAAAAACTGGATTAATTTAATAAGTGAAATTGAAAATGTATATAATATCTCATTAGAGTGTTCTGAAGATATTTTAAATTATAATCCAGAGTTTAAAGATTTAGATGATAATATAGATGTTAAAGAGCAACTTGATATAATAATTAAAAAACTTGAAAGTGGTGGAAAAGTAACTAGATTAAATCTTATTCTAAATAAAAAACTCAAGTTATTTATAAATTCATGTAGAGTAAATGGTCATATTCCTTCAAAATATAATGAATATAAGGTTTTGAAGCAATTCTATAAGTTAAAATCAGAAAAAGAAAAATTAAAAAATAGATGGAACAGACAAATGGTTCCATTAGGAGCTACTAATGTTGAAGATATGGGAGAAAATTTTGAGTATACATGTATTAAATATATACCTATAATCAAATCAAATATTAATTGGTACAATGAAAGGTTAAATCCAATAAAAAATGATATAAAAAGATCTGGATTAAATTTGGATAAAATTAATACTAGAGTGGACTTATCTAATGATAAGTATAGTAATTTAAAGTATATTAAGACGGAGTTAAGTAGTAAGATTATCTCAATTTTAAAATCACAAATTAACAGAATACAGTACAAAAATATAAATGAAAAAGGAATATAG
- a CDS encoding AAA domain-containing protein, translating into MNNAWKYAQFKQEIDDRNAVNIEEIQNNILDLEKLLRENTAELAFNKAWLCKLKAFDNNKSQVRAIEGWRQLIRKIGKGKGKRSEKLKSEARKLMPECQGAVPVWIMPLNKVVENFDPKENKFDVVIIDEASQADVMAIVALYLGKQVIIVGDNEQVSPLAIGERSEDVENLVKEYLINIPHPSLYSGKFSIYDLAQAAGYQPVRLKEHFRCVPEIIQYSNLLSYNGQIKALRETSQIKIKPPIVTYRVQDALTVNKTNEKEIDAVVSLILACCEQKEYDGKNFGVITLKGDKQAALIDRKLQSKMNVKEYNDRNILCGNSANFQGDERDVIFLTMVDSNDGEGPLRLQSFGSDDLYKKRYNVAVSRAKDQLWLVHSLDSENDLKKDDIRKGLIDYCNNYKSRQMEFEKNVVQAESEFEKRVMKYLIDRGYHVTPQWEVGAFRIDMVISYKDNRVALECDGERWHGEDKLEEDMNRQSILERLGWRFIRIRGSEFFSDESGSMERVIKKLNEVEIYPEESNDDSNDDNILKNTIISRAQEIMASWYVEDEEDMMKVLQ; encoded by the coding sequence ATAAATAATGCTTGGAAATATGCTCAATTTAAACAGGAAATAGATGATAGGAATGCTGTTAATATTGAAGAAATTCAAAATAATATATTAGATTTAGAAAAGTTATTAAGAGAAAATACAGCGGAGCTTGCATTTAATAAAGCATGGCTATGTAAATTAAAAGCTTTTGATAATAATAAATCTCAAGTTAGAGCTATAGAAGGTTGGAGACAACTTATTAGAAAGATAGGCAAAGGAAAAGGAAAAAGATCAGAAAAGTTAAAATCTGAGGCCCGTAAGTTGATGCCAGAATGTCAAGGGGCAGTTCCTGTTTGGATAATGCCATTAAATAAAGTAGTAGAAAATTTTGATCCTAAAGAAAATAAATTTGATGTAGTAATTATAGATGAAGCAAGTCAAGCAGATGTTATGGCTATAGTTGCATTATATCTAGGAAAACAAGTAATAATTGTTGGCGATAATGAGCAGGTTAGTCCACTAGCAATAGGAGAAAGATCTGAAGATGTTGAAAACTTAGTTAAAGAATATTTAATTAATATACCACATCCTTCCTTATACAGTGGTAAATTTTCAATATATGATTTAGCACAGGCAGCAGGTTATCAGCCGGTGAGACTTAAAGAACATTTTAGATGTGTTCCTGAAATAATTCAGTATTCAAATTTGCTTTCGTATAATGGTCAAATTAAAGCATTACGCGAAACTAGTCAAATAAAAATAAAACCACCTATAGTAACATATAGGGTCCAAGATGCACTTACCGTAAATAAGACAAATGAGAAAGAAATAGATGCAGTAGTGTCCTTGATATTAGCATGTTGTGAACAGAAAGAATATGATGGAAAGAATTTTGGAGTCATAACATTAAAAGGAGATAAGCAAGCAGCGTTAATAGATAGAAAGCTACAAAGTAAAATGAATGTTAAAGAATATAATGATAGAAATATATTATGTGGTAATTCCGCCAATTTTCAAGGTGATGAAAGGGATGTTATATTCTTAACTATGGTAGACTCTAATGATGGAGAAGGTCCACTTAGGTTGCAGTCATTTGGAAGTGATGATTTATATAAAAAGAGATATAATGTTGCAGTAAGTCGTGCAAAAGATCAATTATGGCTTGTTCATTCATTAGATTCCGAAAATGATTTAAAGAAAGATGATATAAGAAAAGGTTTAATAGATTATTGTAATAATTATAAATCAAGACAAATGGAATTTGAAAAAAATGTAGTTCAAGCGGAGTCAGAATTTGAAAAACGAGTAATGAAATATTTAATAGATAGAGGATATCATGTAACACCACAATGGGAAGTAGGGGCGTTTAGAATAGATATGGTAATAAGCTATAAAGATAATAGAGTTGCTCTTGAATGTGATGGAGAAAGATGGCATGGAGAAGATAAATTAGAAGAAGATATGAACAGACAATCTATTTTAGAACGTTTAGGTTGGAGATTTATAAGAATTAGGGGAAGTGAATTTTTTAGTGATGAGTCAGGTTCTATGGAAAGAGTTATTAAAAAATTAAATGAGGTTGAAATATATCCAGAAGAAAGTAATGATGATTCAAATGATGATAATATTTTAAAAAATACTATTATATCAAGAGCACAAGAAATTATGGCGAGTTGGTACGTAGAAGATGAGGAAGATATGATGAAAGTTTTGCAATAA
- a CDS encoding DUF262 domain-containing protein, whose amino-acid sequence MDINNQIQEQFTPQSMSLSEIFTDKDPIYQIPDYQRQYSWKDEQVTQLWDDIYEAYLNNKDESTMDTNYFLGSLIVIAKGNGIEDIVDGQQRITTLMILLCVLRRVYPKINSKVDPIQNPKVVKIKKIENCISNSNDIQRLRLQSDPAHASDFEDLIAEKEEFSDIKKPSKKEIENEVKNRYINTAYIFNEYLTNLGEVEAGNFINYLLNQVKLIKITCYDESFAIKLFQVLNDRGMDLSAADIIKGYLLAPISRDEHKHATFMNDWRVIEQWISDMDADNLTDMFTYYQYYLLARNPKHSLVEELKRQFRDKDSNEILRDFKKFVSEYKNIYESSNKIVNSFWYLPWGNYWLTALITAEHKKYTEIDKLRKVLRRFYYLCMISGKTLNGIKQTCFNIISAIKDIKPIEEINKIIDEKLEKDSIIKTALERLNGDVYFEGWIRAVLLLVEYNQTDEDEANFIYIDSNLQSEHILPRNFLNVEKWSCFDKKLGEKYLNTLGNMTLLSGKKNKQAQDYPFNEKIKVYSGLGKNGNKAEGITSFRITQKIVDDYNANKYRKVWNEQSIIDRHNWLISEIGKILEIDTTSIQR is encoded by the coding sequence ATGGATATTAATAATCAAATTCAAGAACAGTTTACACCTCAAAGTATGTCTTTAAGTGAGATATTTACAGATAAAGATCCAATATATCAGATTCCAGATTATCAACGTCAGTATAGTTGGAAAGATGAGCAAGTAACACAACTTTGGGATGATATTTATGAAGCTTATTTAAACAATAAAGATGAAAGTACAATGGATACTAACTATTTCCTTGGATCATTAATAGTTATAGCTAAAGGAAATGGTATAGAAGACATAGTGGATGGACAGCAAAGGATAACTACCTTAATGATTCTATTATGTGTGTTAAGAAGAGTATATCCTAAAATAAATAGCAAAGTTGACCCAATACAGAATCCTAAAGTTGTTAAAATAAAGAAGATAGAAAATTGCATTTCTAATTCTAATGATATACAGAGGTTAAGACTTCAATCAGATCCAGCGCATGCAAGTGATTTTGAAGATTTAATTGCTGAGAAAGAGGAGTTTTCTGATATAAAGAAACCAAGTAAAAAAGAAATTGAAAATGAAGTTAAAAATAGATACATTAATACAGCATATATTTTCAATGAGTACTTAACGAATTTAGGGGAGGTTGAAGCTGGAAATTTTATCAACTATCTTCTTAATCAAGTAAAGTTAATAAAAATAACTTGTTATGATGAAAGTTTTGCAATAAAACTATTTCAAGTGCTAAATGATAGAGGAATGGATTTATCAGCGGCGGATATTATCAAAGGATATCTTTTAGCACCAATAAGTAGAGATGAACATAAGCATGCTACATTTATGAATGATTGGAGAGTAATAGAGCAATGGATATCTGACATGGATGCTGATAATTTAACAGACATGTTTACATACTATCAATACTATTTATTAGCAAGAAATCCAAAACATTCTTTAGTTGAAGAATTAAAAAGGCAATTTAGAGATAAGGATTCAAATGAGATATTGAGAGATTTTAAAAAATTTGTAAGTGAATATAAAAATATTTATGAATCTTCAAATAAGATTGTAAATAGTTTTTGGTATCTGCCTTGGGGAAATTACTGGTTAACAGCATTAATTACTGCTGAACATAAGAAATATACTGAAATTGATAAATTAAGAAAAGTATTAAGACGTTTTTATTATTTATGTATGATTTCTGGAAAAACTTTAAATGGTATAAAACAAACTTGTTTTAATATTATATCTGCAATAAAAGATATAAAGCCTATAGAGGAAATTAACAAAATTATAGATGAAAAACTAGAAAAAGATAGTATAATAAAAACTGCTTTAGAAAGATTGAATGGTGATGTTTATTTTGAGGGATGGATAAGAGCAGTTCTTTTATTGGTTGAGTATAATCAAACTGATGAGGATGAAGCAAATTTCATATATATCGATTCAAATTTACAGTCCGAGCATATCCTGCCTAGAAATTTCCTAAATGTAGAAAAATGGAGTTGTTTTGATAAGAAGTTAGGTGAAAAATATTTAAATACTCTTGGAAATATGACATTACTTAGTGGAAAGAAAAATAAACAAGCACAAGACTACCCTTTTAATGAAAAAATAAAAGTTTATAGTGGGCTAGGCAAAAATGGTAACAAGGCAGAAGGTATTACAAGTTTTAGAATAACTCAAAAAATTGTAGATGATTATAATGCAAATAAATACAGAAAAGTATGGAATGAGCAATCTATAATCGATAGACATAATTGGTTGATAAGTGAAATTGGCAAAATACTTGAAATAGATACTACTAGTATACAAAGGTAA
- a CDS encoding LysR family transcriptional regulator, whose product MDLETIQTFLLISTNNSFTKTAKEMFCTQAAVSMRIQRLEKYLNCNLFDRKAKKAELTKDGHLFLPYAQQISNTFINAKEHLLQSKLMEQSEISITSSSTPGTYILPNIMFLFRQKYPFITVVNNVQYTQNVINSVLNKTYSLGIISQPYLSDNENILCEPILEDPLVVVANNKHPWAKQNRIFFHQMKNETFLISNPNTSLIDYLEKTGNFKFVSKNICVVGSVEAIKQSIYDNLGISVVSESAVKQELKLGLLSKIEIIDDIQLMRHVYYIKRKDEKLPLSTELFLKFVKEIMISKSKKVETSKLCEVRDE is encoded by the coding sequence GTGGACTTAGAAACTATTCAAACTTTTTTACTTATATCAACGAATAATAGTTTTACAAAAACAGCTAAAGAAATGTTCTGTACGCAAGCTGCAGTTTCTATGAGAATTCAAAGACTAGAAAAATATTTAAACTGTAATTTATTTGACCGAAAAGCAAAAAAAGCTGAGTTAACTAAAGATGGTCATCTTTTTCTACCCTATGCTCAACAAATATCGAATACATTTATTAATGCAAAAGAACATTTACTACAATCAAAATTAATGGAACAATCTGAAATATCTATTACATCATCTAGTACACCTGGAACATACATATTGCCAAATATAATGTTTCTATTTAGACAGAAGTATCCTTTTATTACTGTAGTTAATAATGTGCAATATACCCAAAATGTAATTAATAGCGTACTAAATAAAACTTATTCTTTAGGAATAATTTCTCAGCCCTACTTATCTGATAATGAAAATATATTATGTGAACCTATTTTAGAAGATCCTCTTGTAGTAGTAGCAAATAATAAACATCCATGGGCTAAACAAAATAGGATATTCTTTCACCAAATGAAAAATGAAACTTTTTTAATATCTAATCCAAATACTTCATTAATAGATTACTTAGAGAAAACAGGTAATTTTAAGTTTGTTTCAAAAAATATATGTGTTGTTGGTAGTGTTGAAGCAATAAAACAAAGCATATATGATAATTTAGGAATATCTGTCGTATCTGAAAGTGCAGTAAAACAAGAACTTAAACTTGGACTATTAAGTAAAATTGAAATAATTGATGATATTCAGTTAATGCGTCATGTCTACTATATAAAACGTAAAGACGAAAAGTTACCACTTTCTACTGAATTGTTTTTAAAATTTGTAAAGGAAATTATGATTTCCAAAAGTAAAAAAGTAGAAACATCAAAGTTATGTGAAGTAAGAGATGAATAA